A single window of Helicobacter pylori DNA harbors:
- a CDS encoding NFACT family protein encodes MKFFLLKKFSEFLNIQTHFNLKRLSASGFLLEAFSKEKHAFVVDLSTPYIGLSKKPPESVLKNTLALDFCLNKFTKNAKILQANIIDNDRILEIKGAKDLAYKSENFILRLEMIPKKANLMILDKEKCVIEAFRFNDRVAKNDILGALPPNIYEHQEEDLDFKGLLDILEKDFLSYQHKELEHKKNQIIKRLSAQKERLKEKLEKLEDPKNLQLEAKELQTQAQLLLTYQHLIHKHESRVVLKDFEDKECAIEIDKSMPLNAFINKKFTLSKKKKQKSQFLYLEEENLKEKIAFKENQINYVKGAKEESVLEMFMPVKNSKIKRPMSGYEVLYYKDFKIGLGKNQKENVKLLQDARANDLWMHVRDIPGSHLIVFCQKNAPRDEIIMELAKMLIKMQKDVFNSYEIDYTQRKFVKIIKGANVIYSKYRTISLKDT; translated from the coding sequence ATGAAGTTTTTTCTTTTAAAGAAATTCAGCGAATTTTTAAATATTCAAACGCATTTTAACCTCAAGCGCTTGAGTGCGTCTGGCTTTTTATTAGAGGCTTTTTCTAAAGAAAAACACGCCTTTGTTGTGGATTTGAGCACGCCTTATATCGGTTTGTCTAAAAAACCCCCAGAGAGCGTTTTAAAAAACACTTTAGCGTTAGATTTTTGTTTGAATAAATTCACTAAAAACGCCAAAATTTTACAAGCAAACATCATTGATAACGATCGGATTTTAGAAATCAAGGGCGCTAAAGATTTGGCTTATAAGAGTGAAAATTTTATTTTGCGTTTAGAAATGATCCCTAAAAAAGCCAACCTCATGATTTTAGATAAAGAAAAATGCGTGATAGAAGCCTTTCGTTTTAATGACAGGGTCGCTAAAAACGATATTTTAGGGGCATTGCCTCCTAATATTTACGAGCATCAAGAAGAGGATTTGGATTTTAAGGGATTGTTAGACATTTTAGAAAAAGATTTTTTATCCTATCAGCATAAAGAATTGGAACACAAAAAAAATCAAATCATCAAGCGATTAAGCGCCCAAAAAGAACGCTTGAAAGAAAAATTAGAAAAACTAGAAGATCCTAAAAATTTACAATTGGAAGCGAAAGAATTGCAAACTCAAGCCCAGCTCTTGCTCACTTACCAGCATTTAATCCATAAGCATGAAAGCCGCGTGGTCTTAAAGGATTTTGAAGATAAAGAATGCGCGATTGAAATTGATAAGAGCATGCCCTTGAACGCTTTTATCAATAAAAAATTCACTCTCAGTAAAAAAAAGAAACAAAAATCGCAATTCTTGTATTTAGAAGAAGAGAATCTAAAAGAAAAAATCGCTTTTAAAGAAAATCAAATTAATTATGTTAAAGGAGCAAAAGAAGAAAGCGTTTTAGAAATGTTTATGCCGGTAAAAAATTCTAAAATCAAACGCCCGATGAGCGGGTATGAAGTGCTGTATTATAAGGATTTTAAAATCGGTTTAGGGAAAAACCAAAAAGAAAATGTCAAACTCTTACAAGACGCAAGAGCGAATGATTTATGGATGCATGTAAGAGATATTCCTGGATCGCATTTGATCGTTTTTTGCCAAAAGAATGCGCCCAGAGATGAGATCATTATGGAATTAGCCAAAATGTTGATTAAAATGCAAAAAGATGTGTTTAATAGTTACGAAATTGACTACACGCAACGAAAATTTGTCAAAATCATCAAAGGAGCTAATGTCATTTACTCAAAATACCGAACTATTAGTCTAAAGGACACTTAA
- a CDS encoding alanine dehydrogenase, whose protein sequence is MTIGLVKESMDLESRVALVPDDVALIIQKGVEVLVENHAGANSGYSNEAYESVGAKIVDSKTAWGQDLVVKCKEPLEHEYPLLKEKATLFSYLDLAYQKSLCEMFIDKKITSICTETIAGPKNDYPILAPMSVVAGRLAAHLIQHYLLALEHVKGFMGKGVMLGGLSGAQRAKIVVVGGGVVGMESAKVLSQMGAKVTILELDYAKLQNHPYYHLYDLEVLSVNEANIIQALNGAVGLVGAVLVTASQTPKVILRKHLKHMQKQGVVIDVACDLGGCIETIRQTSHSNPVYVEEDLLHYGVPNMPGIVAKTSSTAYSHASVPYLLYYLEHGLKGFLKANTKIVANTLGGLSAYNGYITQEGIAKAFNLAFKSPSEILKEL, encoded by the coding sequence ATGACTATTGGGCTAGTCAAAGAAAGCATGGATTTAGAATCACGAGTGGCTTTGGTGCCTGATGATGTGGCGCTAATCATTCAAAAGGGCGTGGAGGTTTTGGTAGAAAATCATGCCGGCGCTAATAGCGGTTATAGTAACGAAGCGTATGAGAGCGTGGGGGCTAAAATCGTGGATTCTAAAACGGCGTGGGGGCAAGATTTGGTGGTCAAATGCAAAGAGCCTTTAGAACATGAATACCCTTTGTTGAAAGAAAAAGCCACGCTGTTTAGTTACTTGGATTTAGCGTATCAAAAAAGCTTGTGCGAAATGTTTATAGATAAAAAAATCACTTCCATTTGCACTGAAACCATTGCCGGGCCTAAAAACGACTACCCTATTTTAGCGCCTATGAGCGTGGTGGCTGGGAGATTGGCCGCGCATTTAATCCAGCATTATTTATTGGCTTTAGAGCATGTTAAGGGATTTATGGGTAAGGGGGTCATGCTAGGGGGTTTATCGGGCGCGCAAAGGGCTAAAATTGTCGTAGTTGGGGGCGGTGTGGTTGGCATGGAGAGCGCGAAAGTCTTAAGCCAAATGGGGGCTAAAGTAACGATTTTAGAATTAGACTACGCTAAATTGCAAAACCACCCCTATTACCATCTGTATGATTTAGAAGTTTTAAGCGTGAATGAAGCCAATATCATTCAAGCCTTAAACGGGGCGGTGGGGCTAGTGGGAGCGGTGCTAGTTACAGCGAGCCAAACCCCTAAAGTGATCTTAAGAAAGCATTTAAAACACATGCAAAAACAAGGGGTAGTCATTGATGTGGCTTGCGATTTAGGGGGGTGCATAGAAACCATACGCCAGACAAGCCATTCTAACCCGGTGTATGTGGAAGAAGATTTGTTGCATTATGGCGTGCCGAACATGCCAGGGATTGTCGCTAAAACGAGCTCTACGGCTTATAGCCATGCGAGCGTGCCGTATTTGTTGTATTATTTAGAGCATGGCTTGAAGGGTTTTTTAAAGGCCAACACTAAAATCGTGGCAAACACCCTTGGAGGCTTGAGCGCTTATAACGGCTATATCACCCAAGAAGGCATCGCTAAAGCGTTCAATCTGGCGTTCAAATCGCCTTCAGAGATTTTAAAGGAGCTTTGA
- a CDS encoding DNA repair protein RecN, translating into MRDFNNAQITRLKVRQNAVFEKLDLEFKDGLSAISGASGVGKSVLIASLLGAFGLKESNASNIEVELIAPFLDTEEYGIFREDNHEPLVISVIKKEKTRYFLNQTSLSKNTLKALLKGLIKRLSNDRFSQNELNDILMLSLLDGYIQNENQAFSPLLGALEEKFTHLEKLEKERRLLEDKKRFQKDLEERLNFEKMKLERLDLKEDEYERLLEQKKLLSSKEKLNDKIALALEVLENTHKITHALESVGHSAEFLKSALLEASALLEKEQAKLEECERLDIEKVLERLGMLSGFIKDYGSIAHAKERLGHVKNELHNLKEIDHYCETYHKEIEQLKTECLKLCEEISGFRKEYLAGFNALLSVKAKDLLLKSPSLVLEEAPMSEKGAQKLVLHLQNSQLETLSSGEYSRLRLAFMLLEMEFLKDFKGVLVLDEMDSNLSGEESLAVSKALETLSSHSQIFAISHQVHIPALAKNHILVFKENHKSFAKTLNNEERVLEIARMIGGSENIESAISFAKEKLKV; encoded by the coding sequence ATGCGAGATTTCAATAACGCTCAAATCACACGCTTAAAAGTGCGTCAAAACGCTGTTTTTGAAAAATTGGATCTGGAGTTTAAAGACGGCTTGAGCGCGATTAGTGGGGCTAGTGGGGTGGGGAAAAGCGTCCTTATTGCGAGCCTTTTAGGGGCGTTTGGGCTTAAAGAAAGCAACGCTTCAAACATTGAAGTGGAATTGATCGCGCCTTTTTTAGACACGGAAGAATACGGCATTTTTAGAGAAGATAACCACGAACCTTTAGTCATCAGCGTGATTAAAAAAGAAAAAACGCGCTATTTTTTAAACCAAACAAGCCTGTCTAAAAACACGCTCAAAGCGTTATTAAAAGGTTTGATCAAACGCTTATCTAACGACAGATTCAGCCAGAATGAACTCAACGATATTTTAATGCTCTCCTTACTGGATGGCTATATCCAAAACGAAAACCAGGCGTTTAGCCCCCTTTTAGGCGCACTTGAAGAAAAATTCACTCATTTAGAAAAGCTAGAAAAAGAAAGGCGATTGTTAGAGGATAAAAAGCGTTTCCAAAAGGATTTAGAAGAACGATTGAATTTTGAAAAAATGAAATTAGAGAGACTGGATTTAAAAGAAGATGAATACGAACGCCTTTTAGAGCAAAAAAAATTGCTCTCTAGTAAGGAAAAATTGAACGATAAAATCGCTCTGGCGTTAGAGGTGCTAGAAAATACCCACAAAATCACGCATGCTTTAGAGAGCGTGGGCCATAGCGCGGAGTTTTTAAAAAGCGCTTTGTTAGAAGCGAGCGCTCTGTTGGAAAAAGAGCAGGCTAAATTAGAAGAGTGCGAGCGTTTGGATATTGAAAAAGTGCTAGAAAGGCTTGGCATGCTAAGCGGGTTCATTAAGGATTACGGGAGCATTGCGCATGCTAAAGAACGATTAGGGCATGTTAAAAACGAATTGCATAACCTAAAAGAAATTGACCATTATTGCGAAACTTACCACAAAGAAATAGAGCAATTAAAAACCGAATGCTTGAAATTGTGCGAAGAAATAAGCGGCTTTAGAAAAGAGTATTTAGCCGGTTTTAACGCTCTTTTAAGCGTTAAGGCTAAAGATTTGCTTTTAAAAAGCCCTAGTTTGGTTTTAGAAGAAGCTCCCATGAGCGAAAAAGGCGCTCAAAAACTCGTTTTGCATTTGCAAAATTCCCAATTAGAAACCTTAAGCTCTGGAGAATACAGCCGTTTGAGGCTGGCGTTCATGCTTTTAGAAATGGAGTTTTTAAAGGATTTTAAAGGCGTGTTGGTGTTAGATGAAATGGATTCCAATTTGAGCGGCGAAGAGAGTTTGGCGGTTTCTAAAGCCCTTGAAACCTTGAGCAGCCATTCGCAAATCTTTGCCATTTCGCACCAAGTCCATATCCCAGCGCTCGCTAAAAACCATATTCTCGTTTTCAAAGAAAATCACAAAAGCTTTGCAAAAACCCTTAATAATGAAGAAAGGGTTTTAGAAATCGCGCGCATGATAGGGGGGAGCGAGAATATAGAGAGCGCGATTTCTTTCGCTAAGGAAAAATTAAAGGTGTGA
- a CDS encoding outer membrane protein translates to MKKFFSQSLLALIVSMNALLAMDGNGVFIGAGYLQGQAQMHADINSQKQATNATIKGFDALLGYQFFFGKYFGLRAYGFFDYAHANSIRLKNPNYNNEVAQLAGQILGKQEINRLTSLADPKTFEPNMLTYGGAMDVMVNVINNGIMSLGAFGGVQLAGNSWLMATPSFEGILVEQALVSKKATSFQFLFNVGARLRILKHSSIEAGVKFPMLKKNPYITAKNLDIGFRRVYSWYVNYVFTF, encoded by the coding sequence ATGAAAAAATTTTTTTCTCAATCTTTATTAGCTTTGATTGTTTCTATGAACGCGCTATTAGCCATGGATGGTAATGGCGTATTTATAGGGGCGGGTTATTTGCAAGGGCAAGCCCAAATGCATGCGGATATTAATTCTCAAAAACAAGCCACTAACGCTACGATCAAGGGCTTTGATGCGCTTTTAGGGTATCAGTTTTTCTTTGGGAAATACTTTGGCTTGCGCGCTTATGGGTTTTTTGACTACGCTCATGCCAATTCTATTAGGCTTAAAAACCCTAACTATAACAACGAGGTGGCGCAATTGGCGGGTCAAATTCTTGGGAAACAAGAAATCAATCGTTTAACGAGCCTTGCTGATCCTAAAACCTTTGAGCCAAACATGCTCACTTATGGAGGGGCTATGGATGTGATGGTCAATGTCATCAATAACGGCATCATGAGTTTGGGGGCTTTTGGTGGGGTGCAATTAGCCGGCAATTCATGGCTTATGGCGACGCCGAGCTTTGAGGGCATTTTAGTGGAGCAAGCTTTGGTGAGCAAAAAAGCCACTTCTTTCCAATTTTTATTCAATGTGGGGGCTCGCTTAAGGATCTTAAAACATTCCAGCATTGAAGCGGGCGTGAAATTCCCCATGCTAAAGAAAAACCCCTATATCACTGCAAAAAATTTGGATATAGGGTTTAGGCGCGTGTATTCATGGTATGTGAATTACGTGTTCACTTTCTAG
- a CDS encoding TonB-dependent receptor family protein, translated as MKKYTGSRTVISNKALTQQANQSIEEALQNVPGLQIRNATGVGAMPTIQIRGFGAGGSGHSDATLMLVNGIPVYMAPYAHIELDIFPVTFQAIDRIDVIKGGGSVQYGPNTYGGIVNIITKPIPTQWENQAAERITYWAKARNAGFAAPPDKTGDPSFIKSLGNNLLYNTYVRSGGMINKHVGIQAQANWVRGQGFRDNSPSSISNYWLDGVYDINESNGIKAYYQYYDFAIAQPGSLSEQDYKINRFANLCPLNQKGGRSQRFGAVYENRFGDLDRVGGTFSFTYYGQLMTRDFQVSSSYNSANMVTCFSEAACRAAGLPAGYNLAVPYYATNYNGWAEVENPVRSINNAFEPKVNLIVNTGKIKQTFIMGLRFMTTTFLQRQYLNTNECATKTSGEGAGFLCEGANVMSGWKPHIKHGVYRNWNNWRNNYTAVYLSDRIEAWDGRFFIVPGLRYAFVQYNNENAANWMQIPEKDLRKIKHMNNWMPSTNIGFIPVQGDHNVLTYFNYQRSFVPPQLDVLSYGGAGYFTQHFDTVEAGARYTYKDKFSFNADYFRIWARDFATGQYSVYTSGPMKGNVRPINGYSQGVELELYYRPIRGLQFHAAFNYIDTRVTSHGPLTDLNGDVLKGTSYNKHFPFVSPFQFILDARYNWRKTTIGISSYFYSRAYSGISNSAAGGYYGMQYYSGGNNYESVLNSGYQCEAWCMTQHEGLLPWYWVWNIQVSQIFWENGRHRVTGSLQINNIFNMKYYFTGIGSSPAGLQPAPGRSVTAYLNYTF; from the coding sequence GTGAAAAAATACACAGGAAGCCGCACGGTGATCTCTAATAAAGCGCTCACCCAACAAGCTAACCAAAGCATTGAAGAAGCTTTACAGAATGTCCCCGGTCTGCAAATTAGGAATGCGACAGGTGTAGGGGCTATGCCCACTATCCAAATCCGTGGCTTTGGAGCTGGGGGTTCAGGGCATAGCGATGCGACGCTCATGTTAGTTAATGGTATTCCTGTTTATATGGCCCCCTACGCTCACATTGAGCTAGACATTTTCCCTGTTACCTTTCAAGCCATTGATCGCATTGATGTGATTAAAGGTGGAGGCAGCGTGCAGTATGGGCCTAACACTTATGGGGGTATTGTCAATATCATCACTAAGCCTATCCCTACTCAATGGGAAAACCAAGCGGCTGAAAGGATCACTTATTGGGCTAAGGCTAGAAACGCTGGGTTTGCCGCTCCCCCTGATAAAACCGGCGATCCTTCTTTTATCAAGTCTTTAGGCAACAACCTCCTCTATAACACTTACGTGAGGAGCGGAGGGATGATCAATAAACATGTGGGTATCCAAGCGCAAGCTAACTGGGTTAGAGGCCAAGGCTTTAGGGACAATAGCCCCTCTAGTATTTCAAACTATTGGCTAGATGGGGTCTATGACATCAATGAAAGCAATGGGATTAAAGCCTATTACCAATACTACGATTTTGCTATCGCCCAACCGGGATCACTCAGCGAGCAAGATTACAAAATAAACCGCTTCGCTAATTTGTGCCCCTTAAACCAAAAAGGCGGGCGCTCACAACGCTTTGGGGCTGTGTATGAAAACCGCTTCGGGGATTTAGACAGAGTGGGCGGGACTTTTAGCTTCACTTACTATGGGCAGTTGATGACTAGGGACTTTCAAGTGAGCTCTAGTTATAATAGCGCTAACATGGTTACTTGCTTTAGCGAAGCGGCATGCAGGGCGGCAGGACTTCCGGCAGGGTATAACTTGGCTGTGCCTTATTATGCCACTAACTACAATGGCTGGGCAGAAGTAGAAAACCCTGTGCGTTCCATTAACAACGCTTTTGAACCTAAAGTGAATCTGATCGTCAATACCGGGAAAATCAAGCAAACCTTTATCATGGGCTTGCGTTTCATGACCACCACTTTTTTACAACGCCAATACTTAAACACCAATGAATGCGCCACCAAAACGAGTGGTGAGGGGGCAGGATTCTTGTGTGAGGGTGCTAATGTGATGAGCGGTTGGAAACCCCACATCAAGCATGGCGTTTATAGAAACTGGAATAACTGGCGTAACAATTACACAGCGGTTTATTTGAGCGATCGCATTGAAGCTTGGGACGGGCGCTTTTTTATTGTGCCTGGTTTGCGCTACGCTTTTGTGCAATACAACAACGAAAATGCGGCTAACTGGATGCAAATCCCTGAGAAGGATTTAAGAAAAATCAAGCACATGAACAATTGGATGCCCTCAACCAACATTGGCTTTATCCCTGTGCAAGGCGATCACAATGTGCTTACCTACTTCAACTACCAACGCTCTTTTGTCCCGCCTCAATTAGACGTTTTGAGCTATGGAGGAGCGGGGTATTTCACCCAGCACTTTGACACGGTGGAAGCAGGAGCACGCTACACCTATAAAGATAAGTTTAGCTTTAATGCGGACTACTTCAGGATTTGGGCGCGCGATTTTGCCACCGGGCAGTATTCAGTCTATACAAGCGGTCCCATGAAAGGTAATGTGCGCCCCATTAATGGCTATTCTCAAGGCGTGGAGCTGGAATTGTATTACAGGCCTATTAGAGGGTTGCAATTCCATGCCGCTTTCAACTACATTGACACTCGTGTAACTAGCCATGGCCCTTTAACCGACTTGAACGGGGATGTGTTAAAAGGGACTAGCTATAACAAGCATTTCCCATTTGTAAGCCCTTTCCAGTTCATTCTTGACGCTCGTTACAATTGGCGTAAAACCACCATCGGTATTTCTAGCTATTTTTATAGCCGCGCTTATAGCGGGATTAGCAACAGTGCAGCAGGAGGCTATTATGGGATGCAATATTATAGTGGGGGGAACAACTATGAAAGCGTTCTTAATAGCGGTTATCAATGCGAAGCTTGGTGTATGACCCAGCATGAAGGGCTCTTGCCTTGGTATTGGGTGTGGAATATCCAAGTGAGCCAAATTTTCTGGGAAAACGGAAGACACAGAGTTACAGGAAGCTTGCAAATCAATAACATATTCAACATGAAGTATTACTTCACTGGGATTGGCTCTAGCCCTGCAGGCTTGCA
- a CDS encoding NAD(+)/NADH kinase yields MKDSHQTIGVFVRPTHYQNPLFEELERAKEWVLKLLEGEGFESFMIDSLDGAKDARLIEKADAFLCLGGDGTILGALRMTHSYNKPCFGVRIGNLGFLSAVELNGLKDFLQDLKHNRIKLEEHLALEGRIGNTSFYAINEIVIAKKKALGVLDIKAYAGHTPFNTYKGDGLIIATPLGSTAYNLSAHGPIVHALSQSYILTPLCDFSLTQRPLVLGAEFCLNFCAHEDALVVIDGQATYDLKANQPLYIQKSPTTTKLLQKNSRDYFKVLKEKLLWGESPSKKR; encoded by the coding sequence ATGAAAGATTCACATCAAACTATCGGCGTGTTTGTGCGGCCTACCCATTATCAAAACCCTCTTTTTGAAGAGCTAGAACGAGCTAAAGAATGGGTTTTAAAGCTTTTAGAAGGTGAGGGGTTTGAAAGCTTTATGATTGATAGCCTTGATGGGGCAAAAGATGCACGATTGATAGAAAAAGCTGATGCGTTTTTGTGTTTAGGGGGCGATGGCACGATTTTAGGGGCTTTAAGAATGACGCATTCTTACAACAAGCCATGTTTTGGGGTTAGAATTGGGAATTTAGGGTTTTTGAGCGCGGTTGAATTGAACGGCTTGAAAGATTTCTTACAAGATCTCAAGCACAACAGGATCAAATTAGAAGAGCATTTGGCTTTAGAGGGCCGTATTGGAAACACCTCTTTTTATGCGATCAATGAAATCGTGATCGCTAAAAAAAAAGCTTTAGGGGTTTTAGACATCAAAGCTTATGCAGGCCATACGCCCTTTAACACTTATAAAGGCGATGGGCTTATCATTGCCACGCCCTTAGGCTCGACCGCTTATAATTTGAGTGCTCATGGGCCGATTGTGCATGCTTTAAGCCAAAGCTATATTTTAACGCCCTTGTGCGATTTTTCTTTAACGCAACGCCCTTTAGTGTTAGGAGCGGAATTTTGCTTGAATTTTTGCGCTCATGAGGACGCTCTTGTAGTTATTGACGGGCAAGCCACCTATGATTTAAAAGCCAACCAACCCCTATACATTCAAAAAAGCCCCACGACCACCAAGCTCTTACAAAAAAATTCAAGGGATTATTTTAAAGTGCTTAAAGAAAAGCTATTATGGGGGGAAAGCCCTAGCAAAAAAAGATAA
- a CDS encoding iron dicitrate transporter, whose product MHKKVLLALTASLICQESLFSKEKDYTLGKVSTAGKKDKSDYSGQVNLGYSGITAPKSWQDE is encoded by the coding sequence TTGCATAAAAAAGTTCTGTTGGCTTTAACTGCCAGTTTGATTTGCCAAGAGTCTTTGTTCTCTAAGGAAAAAGATTACACTTTGGGCAAGGTTTCTACTGCCGGGAAAAAGGATAAATCTGATTATTCTGGGCAGGTCAATTTGGGTTATAGCGGGATTACCGCGCCTAAGAGTTGGCAAGATGAATAA
- a CDS encoding DUF262 domain-containing protein: MANEVKGIDRPLKDILATALVSYYQIPDYQRPYQWTEKNCEKLLDDLFSSYEYYKGSGYFCGSLVLIVIGTDSETNAETYDIVDGQQRLSTFILLAKVLATLYDKDLNPTSRDLLEKSLSDIDGEKRERLHFNAMGLNAKDDFVYALEHFNDSQASKNKNNKNNYLKNAVCLKNYLKEKEIKDINDFIKWLYFKVVFIKTTCPNVSMALRIFSVLNARGLPLHAIDVFKVELLKKLANKKDQEEFVSRWSALHQKCSGNESKFPKRKENKREKNATETLFSWYLTYLNPVTSGKSMEERLADQFERLNKPPLEYFKGVEDFYNAYCKVLEMQDWHAHLLSYLASDFWRVILCTSILHHYSDQDIKALKELLVKFYYQNWVATREEPKKQTNCNIIKALKENKSIESIASIVKEYLDYHKITQDFREKLKDDHLYEKHKKASKNSWLRPILILVEYSISDDPRPKRIEKNDFHVEHILPQQPGSSSQWVKDFSEEERGLYTHSLANLTLLGGTRNTQASNKDFKEKKEIYMGNAVKLGKDKRGRERTFKVMDCYDMTKNDVCRYTEWTPKSLEKRKEELIKRIESVLTL, from the coding sequence ATGGCAAATGAAGTCAAAGGCATAGATCGTCCATTAAAAGATATTTTAGCTACAGCACTTGTTTCTTATTACCAAATCCCTGATTACCAACGCCCTTATCAATGGACAGAAAAAAACTGCGAAAAGCTTTTAGACGATTTGTTTTCTAGCTATGAATATTATAAAGGAAGCGGTTATTTTTGCGGATCATTAGTTTTAATCGTAATTGGCACAGATTCCGAAACTAACGCTGAAACCTATGATATTGTGGATGGTCAGCAACGCTTAAGCACTTTCATTCTGCTGGCAAAAGTTTTAGCCACCCTCTATGATAAAGATTTAAACCCAACTAGCAGAGATCTTTTAGAAAAGAGTTTGAGCGATATTGATGGAGAAAAAAGAGAGCGGTTGCATTTTAACGCTATGGGGCTTAACGCTAAAGATGATTTTGTGTATGCATTAGAACATTTCAACGACTCTCAAGCAAGCAAGAATAAAAATAATAAGAACAATTACCTAAAAAATGCGGTTTGTTTAAAAAACTATCTTAAAGAGAAAGAGATTAAAGACATTAACGATTTCATTAAGTGGTTGTATTTTAAGGTCGTATTTATCAAAACCACTTGCCCCAATGTAAGTATGGCGTTAAGGATTTTTAGTGTTTTAAACGCTAGAGGTTTGCCCTTGCATGCGATAGATGTTTTTAAGGTGGAGTTACTAAAAAAACTCGCTAACAAAAAGGATCAAGAAGAGTTTGTGTCTCGTTGGAGTGCCTTGCATCAAAAATGCTCAGGGAATGAGTCAAAATTTCCAAAGAGAAAAGAGAACAAGCGAGAGAAGAATGCCACAGAAACCTTATTCAGCTGGTATTTAACCTATCTCAATCCGGTAACTAGTGGGAAAAGCATGGAAGAAAGACTTGCCGATCAGTTTGAAAGGCTTAATAAACCCCCTTTAGAATACTTTAAGGGCGTAGAGGATTTTTACAACGCTTATTGTAAGGTATTGGAAATGCAAGATTGGCATGCTCATTTGCTTTCTTATCTAGCTTCTGATTTTTGGCGCGTTATTTTGTGCACTAGCATATTGCACCATTATAGCGATCAAGACATAAAGGCTTTAAAGGAGTTGTTAGTCAAGTTTTACTACCAAAATTGGGTTGCAACGCGAGAAGAACCTAAAAAACAAACTAATTGCAACATCATTAAAGCCTTAAAAGAGAATAAAAGCATAGAGAGCATCGCTTCTATTGTAAAAGAATATTTAGATTATCATAAGATAACACAAGACTTTAGAGAAAAACTAAAAGATGACCACTTATATGAAAAACACAAAAAGGCTTCAAAAAATTCATGGCTCAGACCCATTCTCATTTTGGTGGAATATTCCATAAGCGATGATCCTAGACCTAAACGCATTGAAAAGAACGATTTTCATGTTGAACACATTTTACCTCAACAACCTGGTTCTTCAAGCCAATGGGTTAAAGACTTTAGCGAAGAAGAAAGAGGATTATACACGCATTCTTTAGCCAACCTCACGCTTTTAGGAGGCACGAGAAATACTCAAGCTTCAAATAAAGATTTCAAAGAGAAAAAAGAAATCTATATGGGAAACGCTGTCAAGCTAGGTAAGGACAAGCGGGGTAGGGAAAGAACTTTTAAGGTGATGGATTGCTATGATATGACTAAAAACGATGTGTGCCGCTACACAGAATGGACGCCCAAAAGCTTAGAAAAAAGAAAAGAAGAGTTGATTAAACGCATTGAGAGCGTTCTAACGCTCTAG
- the rocF gene encoding arginase, translated as MILVGLEAELGASKRGTDKGVRRLREVLSETHGDVIKGMQTIIQERCVLYKEFRYAKNFEDYYLFCKENLIPCMQEVFEKKEFPLILSSEHANMFGIFQAFRSVHKDKKIGILYLDAHADIHTAYDSDTKHIHGMPLGMVLNRVRSGFNRMSESEEKAWQKLCSLGLEKGGLEIDPKCLVYFGVRSTEQSERDVIKELEIPLFSVGAIRENMQEVVQKTKELLKAVDIIYLSLDLDIMDGKLFTSTGVRENNGLSFDELRQLLDLLLESFKDRLGAVEVTEYNPTVSVKHNNEEEKQVLEILDLIINRCKIKDKERSFAMSR; from the coding sequence ATGATTTTAGTAGGATTAGAAGCGGAATTAGGAGCGTCAAAAAGAGGCACCGATAAAGGGGTTAGGCGTTTGAGAGAGGTTTTGAGCGAAACGCATGGCGATGTGATTAAAGGCATGCAAACGATCATTCAAGAGCGGTGCGTGCTTTATAAGGAGTTTAGATACGCTAAGAATTTTGAAGATTACTACCTTTTTTGTAAAGAAAATCTGATCCCTTGCATGCAAGAAGTGTTTGAGAAAAAAGAATTCCCTTTGATTTTAAGCTCAGAGCATGCGAACATGTTTGGGATTTTCCAAGCCTTTAGGAGCGTTCATAAAGACAAAAAAATAGGGATTTTGTATTTAGACGCGCATGCGGATATTCACACGGCTTATGACAGCGATACAAAGCACATTCATGGCATGCCTTTAGGCATGGTTTTAAATCGTGTCCGTAGTGGGTTTAATCGCATGAGCGAGAGCGAAGAAAAGGCATGGCAAAAGCTTTGCTCTTTGGGGTTGGAAAAAGGGGGGTTAGAAATTGATCCTAAATGTTTGGTGTATTTTGGGGTAAGAAGCACCGAACAGAGCGAAAGAGATGTGATTAAGGAATTAGAAATCCCTTTATTCAGCGTGGGCGCGATAAGAGAAAACATGCAAGAAGTGGTTCAAAAAACCAAAGAATTGTTAAAAGCAGTGGATATTATTTACCTTAGCCTGGATTTAGACATTATGGATGGCAAGCTTTTCACTTCTACCGGCGTGCGTGAAAATAACGGGCTGAGTTTTGATGAATTAAGGCAATTACTGGACTTGCTTTTAGAAAGTTTTAAAGACCGATTAGGGGCTGTTGAGGTAACCGAATACAACCCCACGGTGAGCGTCAAACACAATAACGAAGAAGAAAAGCAAGTTTTAGAAATTTTGGATCTCATCATCAATCGCTGTAAAATTAAAGACAAGGAGCGATCTTTTGCAATGAGTCGCTGA